The Acetomicrobium sp. S15 = DSM 107314 genome includes a window with the following:
- a CDS encoding GIY-YIG nuclease family protein: protein MYYVHVLYSEVDGKLYVGFTSDLQNRLKLHRAGRRGQTPESGLYFLCFLACPNPCSTFYNHTLACTFFTLHSSLITHHSLLITHHFSRLTAFPLGSAIYHPFRPLPKVSTDSDSIL, encoded by the coding sequence ATGTACTACGTGCATGTACTTTATAGTGAAGTTGATGGGAAATTATATGTTGGCTTCACCTCTGATTTGCAGAACAGGTTAAAGCTTCATCGGGCAGGTAGAAGGGGGCAAACCCCAGAGTCAGGTCTTTACTTTTTGTGTTTCTTAGCCTGCCCTAATCCTTGTTCTACTTTTTACAATCATACACTCGCATGCACATTTTTCACTCTTCACTCATCACTGATCACTCATCACTCATTACTGATCACTCATCACTTTTCACGCCTCACGGCCTTTCCTCTTGGCTCAGCAATTTATCATCCATTTAGGCCACTCCCAAAAGTTTCAACCGATTCCGATAGTATTCTTG